The window TGGTCGCTAACTGTCCTAGATGCGGGAAAGTGTTCCAGAAGAATTTGCGAAATCAATGTACAGATTGCAGTAGCAGCATGGATTCCATGCTCACGAGCAGTCTTGAATTTCTACGTAAAAATCATCGCTCAACGAATATACAATTCAGCGAAGCTACAGGTGTTTCACAAGAGCAGGTGCATACTTGGATCAAAGAGGGAAAGCTGCTGCTTTCGGATTATCCGAATTTGAACTATCCCTGCGCTTCATGCTCGAAACCGATTCGTGGGCAAAAAGCTATGCCCGGATTGCGCGTACCGAATTAATCGGGATATTAGAGAACTGAAAGAGAAAGACCGATCTTTTCAACCGCTTCTTAGAGAAAAACAAACCGTATCAGCTGGCGGATTCCAAATACGTGGAAGACTTAGTGGTGTGTAATTTATCACAAAATGGGCAATAGTAAAGATGATATCCCCCGCTAAGGGGGATGTTTTTTCGAAAGTCACATTCACAATTTTGTCACAAAATATTCAAGGATTTGCCACTGACCATGTATGGGATTGTCTGAAAATGTTAGGTAGAATAGATGAAGTGAACACATTATGAGGGGGATATGCATGCAAAAGTGGATTTTCTTTGTGTTATTTATACTTGCGGGCGCATTGGGGCTGGGAGTCCTCTTTCAAGATATTTCTGACCGCCAAGTGGCTAAGGAAGCTGAGGCTGCCGCTGGCAAAAGTCAACAGCTTAAAATTGTAGCTTCTAACTGGCAGTTCGATGCAGCAGATTATACGATTAAAAGTGGAGAGCCTACGAAAGTTTCCTTGTCATTAAAAGAAGGCGTTCATTCGATTGAAATTCAAGGGTTGGATATCAAGCTTGATAAAGAAAACCCGTCGAAACAAGTAACTTTTGACAAACCAGGTACATATGAAATTATTTGTACGCTTCCTTGTGGTGAAGGCCATGCAACAATGAAATCCAAATTAGTTGTTTCTTAACCAATAATGGTAGTATCAGAGGGGGCTCTAGCAGCTCCCTTTTTTCGATTTTGAAGTTATGCTTACGATACAAGTTTTCTAACGGAAACTCTTAGGTAATCTTAAGGAGGAATGCACATGAGAATGGTTGATTTAATCCATAAGAAACGTTCTGGTGAAGTGCTTAGTGAGCAAGAAATTACGTATATTGTTAGCGGATATACACGCGGTGATATTCCGGATTATCAAATGTCAGCTTTACTGATGGCTATTTTCTTCAATGGGATGATAAGTGAAGAGATCTCTGCACTGACGTTAGCCATGGCAGGATCAGGAGAAATGATCGATTTATCGGAGATTGCTGGGATTAAAGTGGATAAACACTCAACAGGCGGGGTTGGGGACAAAATAAGCCTAATCGTTGGACCTATTGTAGCTTCCCTTGGAATCCCTGTTGCCAAAATGTCTGGCAGAGGATTAGGACATACGGGGGGTACGGTAGATAAGCTGGAGTCGATTCCAGGCTTTCAGATTGAATTGACGAAAGAAGATTTTATTCATGCGGTGAATACGAATAAAATTGCCATCGTTGGTCAGAGTGGTAACCTAGCTCCTGCTGACAAAAAGATGTATGCACTTCGCGACGTAACAGCAACGGTAGATTCGATTCCCTTAATCGCGAGTTCAATTATGAGCAAGAAGATTGCTTCCGGAGCAGATGCCATTGTGCTGGACGTGAAAATCGGTTCAGGCGCTTTCATGAAAACAGTGGACGATGCAAGAGCCCTTGCTCGTACGATGGTCGATATCGGAACGCAATTGAAGCGAAATACCATTGCCATGATTACGGACATGGAGCAGCCGCTCGGACGTGAAATCGGAAACGCAAATGAGATTCGTGAATCCATTGAAGTGCTCCGCGGAACCGGCGATAAGGAGTTAACTAAGGTAGCGATCTCCGTTGCTGCCTACATGTCGCTGCTGGGGAAAGTGTTTGAGAGCTTCGAGGAGGCTCAGGTGGCTGTCCGCGATATTGTCATGAATGGAAGGGCGTTAGAGACATTCAAACGCTTCATAGCCAGCCAGGGCGGCGATCCGAATGTGGTAGACCAACCAGAGCTCCTTCCGACGGCCGCTTATCATTTCGAAGTGCTAGCTGAGAAAGATGGCTTTATCAATCAGATCAATGCGGAACAAATTGGTATTGCTGCGATGCTGCTTGGTGCTGGTCGTGCCAAGAAGGAAGATCAGATTGATTATGCAGTAGGTCTTACTTTGAATAAGAAAATCGGTGACGAGGTACAGGTTGGCGAATCCATTTGTACCATTCATGCGAATCAACAGGATGTGAAGGCAGTCGAGACCATGATTCAAGGAGCCTATCGCATCGAGAACAGCAAGCCTGCTCCCGTTCAATTAATTTATGATGTCATTGTTTAATAGCAAATGTTTGCTCAAGCACTTTCCACATGGAAAGTGCCTTTTTTATTTTCTTCCTGTTGGAATATTTTGTGCGGAAATCGTCAAGACTGATTAGCAGTCATTCAAGCTGCAAGTGTCAGACTTTCACTTCATACATCACAGGAGGGGTACAATTGCTATGCGAAAAAAAGGGCTAATAAGTTTTATCTGTTTACAGCTATGTTTGATGCTGCTCATACCGGCCGCGTTTGCGGAAGAGAAGAAAGCACCTTCGGTTGATTTGACACCGAATGCACAGTCCGCAGTGTTAATGGATGCAGACACGGGCACGGTCATTGCCGAAAAGAATAAGGATGCAAAGCTGCCTCCAGCCAGCATTACGAAAATCATGACGATGCTGCTCATTATGGAAGCTATCGACAAAGGCAACATTAAAATGGATGAGAAGGTCAAGGTCAGTGAGTATGCGGCTTCCATGGGTGGATCGCAAATTTTTCTTGAGCCTGGCGAAGAGATGACAGTTGAGGAAATGCTGAAGGGGATTGCCATGGCTTCCGGTAACGATGCATCTGTAGCAATGGCCGAGAAAATCGCTGGCTCGGAAGAGAATTTTGTACAAATGATGAATGAACGTGCACAGCAGTTAGGTATGAATAACACCCATTTCTCTAACTGCAACGGACTGCCTGTAGCCAATCATTATACAACAGCGAATGATATTGCCGTCATGTCGAGAGAATTGCTCAAGCATGAGGGGATAACTAAATTTACAGGAGCCTATCAAGACTATCTACGAAAAGAAACGGCATCTCCGTTCTGGCTCGTGAATACGAACAAGTTAGTGCGCTTCTACAGCGGTGCGGATGGTCTAAAAACAGGATACACAAGTGAAGCGAAATTTTGCTTATCTGCAACGGCAAAACGTGAAAATTTACGCGTTGTTGCTGTGGTACTTGGTGAACCGAATACAAAAACTCGAAATGCTGAAGTAACGAAGCTGTTTGATTACGCTTTTGCGCAATATACGAACTATCCTTTGTTTAAGTCAGGCGACAGTCTTGGAAATTTTACGATTAATAAAGGCCAGGTTTCGACAGTGCCGTTAGTCGCGAAGCAAAATTATAGTATTTTAATGAAAAAGGGCACCGTGACTGGGGAGATTCGACATGAACTGAAACTCGATCCAAACATAAAAGCACCGATTTCAATGGGGCAACCTATCGGAAGAATTGTTGTTTACAATGGCGATAGTTTGCTTGCTGAATACCCACTCGAGTCTCCTATTGCCGTAGATAAAGCGTCCTGGTGGAAGCTATTAAAGCGAACCACATCGCATTTGTTCCATACGGATTAATGGTGAGAATTCGCGAATAAGCGCAGTTTTCTTCTAGTTTTAGCAGTTTTCTTCTAGTTTTGTCGGGGTGCAGGAGATTCCATCTCAGCTGTAGAAACTTAAGTTTCATGACTTAATATAGGGACCTTTGAGTGTAACTCAAAGTCTCTCCGCTTTAGGGAACTTTGAGTGTAACTCATAGTTCGCTAAAGGGATCATTGAGCTTTGCTCAAGATCCACGGTAGGGACCTAAGTAAGCTCAAAGTCTCTCAGCTGAGAGGAGTGAACATGTTGAGCCTGCAAATTGAATTCGAGCAAGGCCGAAGAGCGCTGATTGTTAGATTGAAAGGCGAGTTGGATCATCACACAGCCGATGTAGTGAAGGCGAGGATGGAGGAAGCGATTGCCAAAGAGCATACGCGCCATCTAATCCTTAGCCTGAAGGATCTTTCCTTCATGGACAGCTCGGGTCTTGGCGTCATTCTTGGCCGCTATAAGCAGATTACGAGTAAAGGCGGCAAAATGGTCGTTTGTGACGTTGCTCCTGCAGTCTATCGCTTGTTCGAGCTTTCTGGAATGTTCAAGATTGTATCTATACAGGACAACGAACGCAATGCAATGTCCAGTTTGGAGGTTGCATTATGAGTGAACATAACTTTATGACACTTGAGTTTGCCAGTCGCTCGGAGAATGAAGCTTTTGCTCGTGTAGCCGTTGCTGCTTTCGTCTCTCAATTGGATCCTACGCTGAATGAATTGACTGATATTAAGACGGTTGTTTCTGAAGCAGTAACGAATTCGATTATTCATGGCTATAACAATAGAACGGATGGCGTTATCATCATTTCGACGCAAATTGACGACGACGTGGTTCGGATTACGATCGAAGACAAGGGTTCAGGTATTGCGGATTTAGAACAGGCGAAACAGCCGCTATATACATCCAAACCAGAGTTGGAACGCTCTGGCATGGGTTTCACGATTATGGAAAATTTCATGGACGAAGTAGAAGTTGTGACGGCCGTCGGAATCGGAACCAAAATAAACATGTTGAAGCGAATTGAATCTAAAAAAGCTTTATACAATTAGGGGTTTGATCTATGGATGTCGATCTGAAACATGCTTCTCATAGTTATTTAGACGATTCGGAAGTCAAACGGTTAATCGCCCTCAGCCAATCCGGAGATGGACTCGCCAGAGAAACACTTGTCAGCTGCAATATCCGCTTGGTTTGGTCTGTGGTTCAACGTTTTTTGAACCGAGGATACGAAGCCGAAGACTTGTTCCAGATCGGTTGTATCGGACTGCTGAAGTCCGTAGACAAATTCGATCTATCTTATGATGTTAAGTTTTCAACCTATGCAGTACCGATGATTATCGGTGAAATTCAACGTTTCCTTCGCGATGACGGAACACTCAAAGTAAGCCGTTCCCTCAAAGAGTTGGCGAATAAGATTCGCAAGACGAAGGACGAACTTTCGAAGCGGCTTGGCAGATTGCCTACGATCAAAGAGGTCGCAGAGGAGCTTATGATAACGGCAGAGGAAGTTGTTTTCGCGCAAGAGGCGAATAAACCTCTCTCTTCCATCCATGAGACCGTCTTTGAGAACGACGGTGACCCCATTACGCTAATGGATCAAATCTCGGATGAGTCCGGCGAGAAGTGGTTCGAGAAGCTTGCTCTTAATGAAGCCATTGGAACGCTTTCGGAGCGAGAAAGACTCATTGTTTATCTCCGCTATTTTCGGGATCAAACGCAATCCGAGGTCGCAAGTAGGTTAGGAATTTCCCAAGTGCAGGTGTCACGATTGGAAAAGAAAATTTTGCAATCGATTAAAGATCAGATTGCTCAATAACAATTATTTGAGATAAATAACCGTTCCTCCTAGGAGGAACGGTTATTTATCTATGTAGAGACTTAGGCTCGATTTGTGTATAATAAAAACTGCAAATAACGGCCCCGACTTTTCTGAGAGTGAAAAGTCAAAAAAATTAACTTAGGAGTGTGTACTTTTTGATTTATAGTAAATGGAAGGATTCATGGTTTTTTAATATTCGTAAGGATGTTTTGTCCGGTATAACGGTGGCCTTAGCTTTAATTCCCGAAGCTATCGCGTTCTCCATTCTAGCAGGTGTAGACCCTATGGTTGGCTTGTATGCTTCTTTCATTATTGCCATAGTGATATCATTCACAGGTGGTCGGATGGGAATGATTTCAGCGGCTACAGGTGCGATGGCCTCTCTAATGGGACCTTTAGTTGCAAAATATGGGATTGAATATTTGTTTGCGGCCAGCATTTTGACAGGTGTTATTCAATATGTGATGGGTGTTTTGAAATTTGGCAAATTTATTACGTTTATTCCGAACTCTGTCATTGTTGGGTTTGTTAATGCACTCGCCATTATTATTTTCATGGCTCAACTTACTAATTTCAACGGGGCAAGCTGGCAGATGTATGCCATGGTTGTAGGTACTTTGGCTATTATTTATTTGCTTCCTTTGATTACGAAAGCCATACCTTCTGCGTTGGTTGCCATTATCGTGATGACGATTCTATCTATGAACTTCCACCTAGATTTGCGAACAGTTGGTGATATGGGTGAAATTACACAAACCTTGCCGTTCTTCCATATTCCTGACTTAACGCTATCTCTTCAAGCAATTGGATATATATTTCCTATTTCCTTGGCATTAGCTGTTGTAGGTATGACCGAATCCTTGATGACAGCTACGATTGTAGATGAGATGACCGAAACGAAAAGTGATAAAAATAAAGAGGTGAGAGGGCAGGGCATAGCCAATATGGTGTCTGGCTTTTTCGGTGGGATGGCAGGGTGTGCCATGATTGGTCAAACCGTCATAAACGTGAAATCGGGTGGTCGATCCCGACTATCTACCTTTGTTTCGGGGGTTTTCCTGCTGTTCTTAATCATGGTATTAGGCAATGTAGTCAAGCAAATTCCGATGGCTGCGCTAGTTGGTGTAATGTTCATGGTATCTGTAGGGACATTCGATTGGCAGTCGCTTAAAACCTTAGTTAAAATTCCGCGGAGTGACGCGCTAGTCATGATCATTACAGTAGCCATCGTTGTAGCAACTTCCAATTTAGCGATTGGCGTTTTATCAGGCGTTACATTAAGTGCGGTGATATTTGGCTGGAGATCGGCCAAAATTAAGGCGCATATTTCCAATGACAAGAATGGCTCAATCATATATCGCATTTCCGGCCAGCTGTTTTTTGGAACAATGGCACATTTTATTGATTTATTTGATTATAGAAACGACCCAGATACGATTACGATTGATTTTAGCTCGTCACATGTTTGGGATCATTCCGCTGTGACGGCTATTACCAAAACCATTTCGAGATATGAGCAATTGGGTAAAAAAGTCATCTGTATAGGTTTAAACGAGGAAAGTAAATTAATGGTTGAACAAGTCAGATAAGTCCGCACCGCATCAAAAAGAGCCGCTGGTTACCCTAATTCTACACGGGGTAGTTTGCGGCTTTTTCGTTCACGAACATGTTTATCGGGCAGAGTGCCTGTCGTCTGAATAAAATCTCACGCAGTAAATTCCGCATAAGCCCACAATCGTATAAACGATGCGGCTAAGACCGGAAGATTCACGATGAGAATCTCCTCCCAATAAAGCAGAAACTAAATCCCACTCGAAAAGCCCAACCAAGAGCCAATTCAGCGCACCAATAATGACTAGTGTTAACGCGAATTTTGCCATGTTATCACCTTCTTTATATGGAATAAGTTATCGTTATTCAATCTTACTATGCCATATCGGAGATCACTTTATTCCTGGAGAATTTACCATCTTATCAGGTGTTTATGGGAAGGAAAGATTTTGCATACTACTCCTATACATGGATGATTCACCGTAAAGCTTTGAGGGGAGTGAGACCATGGTCCAGGAAGGAAAACCATATCTATACATCCGCCTTCGTCGAAAAGCTAGTGTTCGCAAAGGGAATGTTGTGTGTTTACGTCATATCGCTCAGATTTTCGTGGAGCCTGAATATGAGCAAGCTCTGAACGAATTGATCATTCATCAACCGCAACAAGAGGATGGCAATCGCGTTCTCATTGACATGATGCTGATCGTTCGTAAAGTGAAAGATCTTTATCCACAGCTGCAAATTGAGCATTTCGGAGAACCACATGTGCTTCTCGAGATTATTTCCGATCCTAGAAAGCCTAGTCCCATACTTATCGGTTTGGTTTGGTTGCTTTTGTTCATCGGTTCAGGACTGGCCATCATGAATTTTCATGCGGATGTTTCCATGTTGGAAGTTCACCAACGCATTTATGAATTAATGACAGGGAAAAAGGTGGATCATCCACTCATTTTACAAATCCCTTATTCACTAGGGATTGGTGTTGGAATGGTCATTTTTTTCAACCATCTGTTCAAGAAGAAATTCAATGAAGAACCAAGCCCGCTGGAAGTGGAAATGTTCATGTACCAGGAAAACATAAACCATTATGTGATAACAGAAGAATATATCAAAATTCATGAGGAAGGAGACCGTGCGTGATTACCCAATTTGGGGAAGCCCTCTTGGCGGCTT is drawn from Paenibacillus sp. V4I7 and contains these coding sequences:
- a CDS encoding flagellar protein, which produces MPVQQLMVANCPRCGKVFQKNLRNQCTDCSSSMDSMLTSSLEFLRKNHRSTNIQFSEATGVSQEQVHTWIKEGKLLLSDYPNLNYPCASCSKPIRGQKAMPGLRVPN
- a CDS encoding cupredoxin domain-containing protein, producing MQKWIFFVLFILAGALGLGVLFQDISDRQVAKEAEAAAGKSQQLKIVASNWQFDAADYTIKSGEPTKVSLSLKEGVHSIEIQGLDIKLDKENPSKQVTFDKPGTYEIICTLPCGEGHATMKSKLVVS
- a CDS encoding pyrimidine-nucleoside phosphorylase, whose protein sequence is MRMVDLIHKKRSGEVLSEQEITYIVSGYTRGDIPDYQMSALLMAIFFNGMISEEISALTLAMAGSGEMIDLSEIAGIKVDKHSTGGVGDKISLIVGPIVASLGIPVAKMSGRGLGHTGGTVDKLESIPGFQIELTKEDFIHAVNTNKIAIVGQSGNLAPADKKMYALRDVTATVDSIPLIASSIMSKKIASGADAIVLDVKIGSGAFMKTVDDARALARTMVDIGTQLKRNTIAMITDMEQPLGREIGNANEIRESIEVLRGTGDKELTKVAISVAAYMSLLGKVFESFEEAQVAVRDIVMNGRALETFKRFIASQGGDPNVVDQPELLPTAAYHFEVLAEKDGFINQINAEQIGIAAMLLGAGRAKKEDQIDYAVGLTLNKKIGDEVQVGESICTIHANQQDVKAVETMIQGAYRIENSKPAPVQLIYDVIV
- a CDS encoding D-alanyl-D-alanine carboxypeptidase family protein is translated as MRKKGLISFICLQLCLMLLIPAAFAEEKKAPSVDLTPNAQSAVLMDADTGTVIAEKNKDAKLPPASITKIMTMLLIMEAIDKGNIKMDEKVKVSEYAASMGGSQIFLEPGEEMTVEEMLKGIAMASGNDASVAMAEKIAGSEENFVQMMNERAQQLGMNNTHFSNCNGLPVANHYTTANDIAVMSRELLKHEGITKFTGAYQDYLRKETASPFWLVNTNKLVRFYSGADGLKTGYTSEAKFCLSATAKRENLRVVAVVLGEPNTKTRNAEVTKLFDYAFAQYTNYPLFKSGDSLGNFTINKGQVSTVPLVAKQNYSILMKKGTVTGEIRHELKLDPNIKAPISMGQPIGRIVVYNGDSLLAEYPLESPIAVDKASWWKLLKRTTSHLFHTD
- the spoIIAA gene encoding anti-sigma F factor antagonist; the protein is MSLQIEFEQGRRALIVRLKGELDHHTADVVKARMEEAIAKEHTRHLILSLKDLSFMDSSGLGVILGRYKQITSKGGKMVVCDVAPAVYRLFELSGMFKIVSIQDNERNAMSSLEVAL
- the spoIIAB gene encoding anti-sigma F factor, whose protein sequence is MSEHNFMTLEFASRSENEAFARVAVAAFVSQLDPTLNELTDIKTVVSEAVTNSIIHGYNNRTDGVIIISTQIDDDVVRITIEDKGSGIADLEQAKQPLYTSKPELERSGMGFTIMENFMDEVEVVTAVGIGTKINMLKRIESKKALYN
- the sigF gene encoding RNA polymerase sporulation sigma factor SigF, whose amino-acid sequence is MDVDLKHASHSYLDDSEVKRLIALSQSGDGLARETLVSCNIRLVWSVVQRFLNRGYEAEDLFQIGCIGLLKSVDKFDLSYDVKFSTYAVPMIIGEIQRFLRDDGTLKVSRSLKELANKIRKTKDELSKRLGRLPTIKEVAEELMITAEEVVFAQEANKPLSSIHETVFENDGDPITLMDQISDESGEKWFEKLALNEAIGTLSERERLIVYLRYFRDQTQSEVASRLGISQVQVSRLEKKILQSIKDQIAQ
- a CDS encoding SulP family inorganic anion transporter, producing MYSKWKDSWFFNIRKDVLSGITVALALIPEAIAFSILAGVDPMVGLYASFIIAIVISFTGGRMGMISAATGAMASLMGPLVAKYGIEYLFAASILTGVIQYVMGVLKFGKFITFIPNSVIVGFVNALAIIIFMAQLTNFNGASWQMYAMVVGTLAIIYLLPLITKAIPSALVAIIVMTILSMNFHLDLRTVGDMGEITQTLPFFHIPDLTLSLQAIGYIFPISLALAVVGMTESLMTATIVDEMTETKSDKNKEVRGQGIANMVSGFFGGMAGCAMIGQTVINVKSGGRSRLSTFVSGVFLLFLIMVLGNVVKQIPMAALVGVMFMVSVGTFDWQSLKTLVKIPRSDALVMIITVAIVVATSNLAIGVLSGVTLSAVIFGWRSAKIKAHISNDKNGSIIYRISGQLFFGTMAHFIDLFDYRNDPDTITIDFSSSHVWDHSAVTAITKTISRYEQLGKKVICIGLNEESKLMVEQVR
- a CDS encoding DUF378 domain-containing protein, with the translated sequence MAKFALTLVIIGALNWLLVGLFEWDLVSALLGGDSHRESSGLSRIVYTIVGLCGIYCVRFYSDDRHSAR
- a CDS encoding stage V sporulation protein AA — protein: MVQEGKPYLYIRLRRKASVRKGNVVCLRHIAQIFVEPEYEQALNELIIHQPQQEDGNRVLIDMMLIVRKVKDLYPQLQIEHFGEPHVLLEIISDPRKPSPILIGLVWLLLFIGSGLAIMNFHADVSMLEVHQRIYELMTGKKVDHPLILQIPYSLGIGVGMVIFFNHLFKKKFNEEPSPLEVEMFMYQENINHYVITEEYIKIHEEGDRA